Proteins from a single region of Psilocybe cubensis strain MGC-MH-2018 chromosome 3, whole genome shotgun sequence:
- a CDS encoding NAD/NADP-dependent indole-3-acetaldehyde reductase, giving the protein MSKVFKLNTGASVPWIGFGTGTALYTKDAADLVKLAIDNGVSHLDGAQMYQNEESLGRGIANSGKPRSELFVTTKLNLPTLAPGETITQSLKTSLSKLNMEYVDLFLVHDPTPATKQGNLVQVWEGMEEVYNLGLAKAIGISNFQVEDIKTILDHGKIVPAVNQIELHPYVWKAAKPTVEFCQSKGIAIQSYGGQTPVARVPDGPLSPILAQIRERLETTRGKPVTAGQILSKWLLQKDVIVITTTSKLSRLEEYLDSVNIPDLTPDEIQAIEEAGSKLHKRIFMRHAFGE; this is encoded by the exons ATGTCCAAAGTCTTCAAGCTCAACACTGGTGCAAGCGTCCCTTGGATAGGCTTCGGCACGGGCACTGCCCTCTACACAAAAGATGCAGCCGACCTTGTCAAGCTTGCCATAGATAATGGTGTCAGTCACCTCGATGGTGCTCAGATGTACCAAAACGAAGAAAGTCTTGGTCGAGGTATTGCAAACTCTGGGAAGCCGCGCTCAGAGTTGTTTGTTACAACGAAACTAAACTTACCTACGCTCGCTCCTGGAGAGACAATCACCCAGTCTTTGAAGACCTCGCTATCCAAACTTAATATGGAATACGTGGATCTTTTCCTTGTTCATGACCCTACTCCAGCAACAAAGCAGGGAAACCTTGTGCAGGTGTGGGAAGGGATGGAGGAAGTTTACAATCTGGGATTGGCCAAAGCAATAGGAATATCGAACTTCCAAGTGGAGGATATCAAGACGATACTTGACCATGGAAAGATTGTGCCCGCAGTCAACCAG ATCGAACTTCACCCCTATGTTTGGAAAGCCGCGAAACCGACAGTGGAATTTTGTCAATCCAAGGGTATTGCCATTCAGTCATATGGAGGACAAACACCAGTAGCTCGTGTCCCAGACGGCCCTCTTAGTCCAATTCTCGCTCAAATTCGTGAGCGGTTGGAAACAACGCGCGGTAAACCTGTCACTGCCGGGCAAATTTTGAGCAAATGGTTGCTGCAGAAAGACGTCATAGTCATCAC CACTACCTCCAAGTTATCGCGTCTTGAAGAATACCTGGACTCGGTGAATATTCCTGATCTAACACCGGATGAAATTCAAGCTATCGAAGAGGCTGGCTCGAAATTACACAAGAGGATATTTATGCGCCATGCTTTTGGGGAGTAA